From the genome of Flavobacteriales bacterium, one region includes:
- a CDS encoding ABC transporter permease, with the protein MKLLASIKKEWLLLIRDKGGLGILFLMPMVLVVVMAVVQDAPFRDYQEQQLPVLFVDEDQGVISQSILMGMSEGNTFRLVDSLNGKPVSAEEATRAINSGEFQIGVIVHKGLSSELQEIVDAQVDGMLAGLMPGADTVEVAKPDLEPYITLLLDPTTKSTFRSSIRSAIKQFLSKLEAKLIVDGLTLKLGEMTGKTPKVDLSSNGIVQLRETTATSTIMASDVANNSTQHNVPAWTVFAMFFIVIPLAGNMVRERTAGTITRLRTMPASMFHFYAGKLLSYSGVGLLQALLMISVGFWLMPQLGLARLDLGSGIYPLIYVSIVCAFAATGYGLLIGTIFKTLHQAAIFGIVSVVIMAALGGIWVPLYIMSDTMIFIGHLSPMNWAMEAFNDVFLRGDELSKIIFNSLKLWTFGVVCFSASLILEKNR; encoded by the coding sequence ATGAAACTCCTCGCATCCATAAAGAAAGAATGGCTCTTGCTCATCCGCGATAAGGGCGGTCTGGGCATCCTCTTCCTCATGCCAATGGTATTGGTGGTGGTGATGGCCGTGGTACAGGATGCACCTTTCAGAGACTATCAGGAGCAGCAACTTCCTGTGCTTTTTGTGGATGAAGACCAAGGTGTCATTTCGCAATCCATTCTCATGGGAATGAGCGAAGGCAACACCTTCCGATTGGTGGACAGCTTGAATGGCAAACCAGTTTCAGCCGAAGAAGCCACCAGAGCTATCAACTCTGGCGAATTTCAAATTGGTGTCATCGTCCACAAGGGATTGAGTTCTGAATTACAGGAAATTGTCGATGCACAGGTTGATGGCATGTTGGCTGGATTGATGCCGGGCGCTGATACTGTTGAGGTGGCTAAACCCGACCTCGAACCTTACATCACACTCCTACTCGACCCTACCACCAAAAGCACCTTCAGAAGTAGCATCCGAAGTGCCATCAAGCAATTTCTGAGCAAGTTGGAAGCGAAGCTCATCGTGGATGGATTGACTTTGAAGTTGGGCGAAATGACAGGCAAAACTCCCAAAGTTGACCTTTCATCCAATGGCATTGTTCAACTGAGAGAAACCACAGCAACTAGCACCATCATGGCTTCGGATGTGGCGAATAATTCCACGCAGCATAACGTGCCTGCTTGGACAGTCTTTGCCATGTTCTTCATCGTTATTCCATTGGCTGGAAATATGGTGAGAGAACGTACGGCAGGAACCATCACCCGCCTTCGTACCATGCCAGCAAGCATGTTCCATTTCTATGCAGGGAAACTACTTAGCTACAGCGGTGTGGGATTGCTTCAAGCATTGCTGATGATCAGCGTTGGCTTTTGGCTGATGCCGCAATTGGGCTTGGCACGTCTGGACCTCGGAAGCGGCATCTACCCACTGATCTATGTTTCCATCGTGTGTGCGTTTGCTGCCACTGGCTACGGATTGCTCATCGGAACGATCTTCAAAACACTTCATCAGGCCGCCATTTTCGGGATTGTTTCCGTGGTCATCATGGCGGCATTGGGCGGCATTTGGGTTCCACTTTACATCATGAGCGACACCATGATCTTCATCGGCCACCTATCGCCCATGAACTGGGCCATGGAAGCTTTTAACGATGTTTTTCTACGTGGCGATGAACTGTCCAAAATCATTTTCAATTCCCTTAAACTTTGGACCTTCGGAGTTGTTTGCTTCTCAGCATCCCTAATTTTGGAAAAGAACAGATAG
- a CDS encoding HNH endonuclease, translated as MIECKCIWCSRSYPSVTFNKLAHSIPQSLLGKHICKNVCDECNHYFGTWNNKKPPIEVALREVFIISQTRFLKATDDVGKNKTMARPKSEYFDIDHRKMKLELKKSKTRFDSDFKYKLTRQFKRGFYKMYLEELERQMGTAHSSQYDFIREFARYDLNDLPLFYFYKSWGVIAATEETFKNPSLEMDKEMKMMYLVSESRYFNEFEFIGHTFSVATHQNWKYHFQSYQSHSLELKREFYRGMKAIDSLFDIDLALRVFD; from the coding sequence ATGATAGAGTGTAAGTGTATTTGGTGTTCAAGAAGTTACCCTTCCGTCACGTTCAACAAACTTGCGCATTCAATACCTCAATCACTGCTTGGAAAGCACATTTGTAAGAACGTTTGTGATGAGTGCAATCATTACTTTGGAACTTGGAACAATAAAAAGCCTCCAATTGAAGTAGCTCTTCGTGAAGTCTTTATCATAAGTCAAACTCGATTTTTGAAAGCCACAGATGATGTCGGTAAAAACAAAACTATGGCTAGACCGAAATCTGAGTATTTCGATATTGATCATCGAAAGATGAAACTGGAATTGAAGAAATCTAAGACCCGTTTTGATAGTGATTTTAAGTACAAATTGACCCGACAGTTCAAACGGGGGTTTTACAAAATGTATTTGGAGGAATTGGAAAGACAAATGGGCACGGCTCATTCAAGTCAGTATGACTTTATCCGAGAATTTGCCAGATATGATTTAAATGACTTGCCACTTTTCTATTTCTACAAGAGTTGGGGAGTTATCGCTGCTACCGAAGAAACTTTTAAGAACCCTTCTCTTGAAATGGATAAGGAAATGAAGATGATGTATCTAGTTTCAGAAAGTCGGTATTTCAATGAATTTGAGTTTATCGGTCATACCTTTTCAGTTGCTACTCATCAAAACTGGAAATACCACTTCCAAAGCTATCAAAGTCACTCTTTAGAATTGAAGAGGGAATTCTACCGAGGAATGAAGGCGATTGATAGTTTGTTTGATATTGATTTAGCCCTTCGTGTTTTTGACTGA
- a CDS encoding DUF1702 family protein encodes MSIEENIETVVSTFQKGRELAESGIAINELIVELNKFDIRYRSVAFEGASMGVALTNDLETWKAYSKASEKHATQVHIGLGWAIAQGQPPKSPEGGLDLASTLSQTETEYHVKVLDGYGYWNGLFSRRLTIRSQSIPENITPEFQAGFDQGVGRAIWYITKGEVDKVLNIINHFPENRRANLWQGIGVASTYVGGCSDELIAELKSAAGVFKMNFERGIEAAEGSMKEASLNTFTKL; translated from the coding sequence TTGAGTATTGAAGAGAACATAGAAACCGTTGTCAGCACGTTCCAGAAGGGAAGGGAATTGGCTGAGAGCGGAATTGCTATCAATGAACTGATCGTTGAGCTCAATAAGTTCGACATCCGTTACCGTTCGGTGGCCTTTGAAGGTGCTTCGATGGGAGTTGCCCTCACGAATGATCTTGAAACATGGAAAGCATACTCAAAGGCCAGCGAGAAACACGCCACTCAGGTTCATATTGGATTGGGTTGGGCCATTGCACAAGGCCAGCCCCCTAAATCCCCCGAAGGGGGACTTGACCTCGCCTCTACTCTTTCTCAGACTGAAACGGAGTATCACGTGAAAGTGCTAGACGGTTATGGATATTGGAATGGGCTTTTCAGCAGACGACTGACCATTCGCAGCCAAAGCATTCCTGAGAATATCACGCCTGAGTTTCAAGCTGGATTTGACCAAGGAGTTGGTCGTGCCATCTGGTACATCACCAAAGGTGAAGTGGATAAAGTGCTGAACATCATCAACCATTTTCCCGAAAACAGAAGAGCAAACCTTTGGCAGGGCATCGGTGTGGCCTCAACCTACGTTGGTGGGTGTTCGGATGAATTGATTGCTGAATTAAAATCAGCAGCGGGTGTGTTTAAAATGAACTTTGAGAGGGGAATTGAGGCGGCTGAGGGCAGTATGAAGGAGGCATCCTTGAACACTTTCACAAAACTTTAA
- a CDS encoding alpha/beta hydrolase produces MSANIPFVDFGGNGDVIHLAHANGFPAQSYQKLVDELIPNYHVIGMNARPLWDNSPFSDFHSWREAADDLIRFLDEQQLKNVIGLGHSFGSICTVIAANERPDLFKKLVLIEPVILPNWVYVVSAILPKFLMKKINPIVKKTLTRTESWKSRNAVFAHFRSKKVFEQIGDGSLWDYVNAVTDEAENGEARLNYSKEWEAQIFLTVINPWKNLKKLKHPFIAFRGETSDTITKEVWAHWKSVNRTGTLIEMKNAGHLVPLEEPKLLAKEILRFLSDKN; encoded by the coding sequence ATGAGTGCGAACATTCCGTTTGTTGATTTTGGAGGAAATGGAGATGTTATCCATTTGGCGCATGCCAACGGTTTCCCTGCTCAATCGTACCAGAAGTTGGTCGATGAATTGATTCCGAATTACCACGTGATAGGAATGAATGCTCGGCCTTTGTGGGACAATTCGCCATTCTCGGATTTTCATTCTTGGCGAGAAGCTGCTGATGATCTGATTCGTTTTTTGGACGAGCAGCAATTGAAGAACGTGATCGGATTAGGTCATTCGTTTGGAAGCATTTGTACGGTGATTGCTGCCAATGAACGACCTGACCTTTTCAAGAAACTGGTATTGATTGAACCTGTGATCTTGCCTAATTGGGTTTATGTGGTATCGGCCATTCTGCCGAAATTCCTGATGAAAAAGATCAACCCGATTGTTAAGAAAACACTGACGCGAACAGAAAGCTGGAAGAGTAGAAATGCGGTTTTCGCCCATTTCAGAAGCAAGAAGGTTTTTGAACAGATCGGTGATGGATCGTTGTGGGATTATGTGAATGCGGTGACGGACGAAGCTGAAAACGGTGAAGCCAGATTGAATTATTCGAAAGAATGGGAAGCACAGATTTTTTTGACGGTGATCAATCCGTGGAAGAATCTGAAAAAACTGAAACATCCATTTATTGCATTTAGAGGCGAAACTTCGGATACGATAACGAAAGAAGTTTGGGCGCACTGGAAATCAGTGAACAGAACAGGAACGTTGATTGAAATGAAGAATGCTGGGCATTTAGTTCCATTGGAAGAACCGAAACTGCTGGCCAAGGAGATTCTACGTTTCCTTAGCGACAAGAATTGA
- a CDS encoding ABC transporter ATP-binding protein: MSISALVHRYSGAAEPAVNGLNLNIPKGAFYGLLGPNGAGKTTTISIICGIVKPSSGAVSILGRDWKRDATAIKNSIGLVPQEIALYDTMTANENLNFFGQMLGLNRKTIAKKADELMEEFGLSEHKSKQLQHFSGGMKRRVNLMVALLHDPEILILDEPTVGIDVHSRHMINTYLKTLNEGGMTIVYTSHQLDETEQLCDEVCIIDHGKLLIEGKTADLVSDGHSLHHHFIELTGKQLRD, from the coding sequence ATTTCCATATCTGCTTTGGTGCATCGGTACAGCGGTGCTGCCGAACCTGCCGTAAATGGCCTCAATCTGAACATTCCGAAAGGAGCTTTCTATGGATTGCTTGGTCCGAATGGTGCAGGAAAAACCACCACTATTTCCATCATCTGCGGGATTGTGAAACCCAGTTCAGGTGCGGTTTCCATACTAGGAAGGGATTGGAAAAGGGATGCAACGGCCATCAAGAATTCGATTGGATTGGTGCCGCAGGAAATTGCGCTTTACGATACCATGACCGCCAACGAGAACTTGAATTTCTTCGGGCAGATGCTGGGATTGAATAGAAAGACCATCGCCAAGAAAGCGGATGAGCTGATGGAGGAATTCGGTCTCAGCGAACACAAAAGCAAACAATTACAGCACTTTTCGGGCGGAATGAAACGCAGAGTGAACCTGATGGTGGCGCTGCTACACGATCCTGAAATTCTCATTCTCGATGAGCCGACCGTTGGTATTGATGTGCATTCACGCCACATGATCAACACTTATCTGAAGACATTGAACGAAGGTGGAATGACCATCGTTTACACTTCGCACCAGTTGGACGAGACGGAACAGCTATGCGATGAGGTGTGCATCATCGATCACGGAAAACTGCTGATTGAAGGCAAAACCGCTGATCTTGTTTCTGATGGCCACAGTCTGCATCATCACTTTATAGAACTTACTGGAAAGCAATTGCGGGATTGA
- a CDS encoding BtrH N-terminal domain-containing protein, which produces MKIDFEHRQSAHCETGVISNLMRHHGLDISEPLALGIGSGLFFAHMPFIKVNGLPVTTYRIMPGDIFKKFSNRTGVEMKRQSFSSPEKAMNELDACLEQGLPVGMLTSVFYLPYLPRAFRFHFNAHNIVVYGKEGDDYLVSDPILEKPEVIDRRMLIRARFAKGMPNTNGRMYYPTHVPKDIDVNAAIIKGLKYTAKDMGTIPLPIFGGRAIGFLASRVANYEKKYGKEEAKKYLGNIVRMQEEIGTGGAGFRFMFGAFLQEAGSRLGNPILHKKSLEITKIGDLWRNFAYDCGRMVKDRADGMTYQDLADQLSDIGKKEILFFQSIHKMKL; this is translated from the coding sequence ATGAAGATAGATTTCGAGCACCGCCAATCGGCTCATTGCGAGACGGGCGTTATTTCCAATTTGATGAGGCATCACGGTTTGGATATTTCTGAACCTTTGGCCTTGGGCATTGGTTCGGGTCTGTTCTTCGCGCACATGCCATTTATCAAAGTGAATGGTTTACCAGTTACAACCTATCGCATTATGCCTGGCGATATTTTCAAGAAGTTTTCGAACAGAACGGGAGTGGAAATGAAGCGTCAATCGTTCTCATCTCCCGAAAAGGCGATGAATGAGTTGGATGCCTGTTTGGAGCAAGGATTGCCCGTAGGCATGCTGACCAGCGTATTCTACCTGCCCTACTTGCCGCGTGCGTTCCGCTTCCATTTCAATGCGCACAATATTGTGGTGTACGGAAAGGAAGGCGATGATTATCTGGTTTCTGACCCGATTTTGGAGAAGCCCGAAGTGATCGATCGCAGAATGCTGATTCGTGCTCGTTTTGCCAAAGGAATGCCGAACACGAACGGACGGATGTATTACCCAACGCATGTTCCGAAGGACATTGACGTGAACGCGGCCATCATCAAAGGATTGAAATACACAGCCAAGGATATGGGCACTATTCCATTGCCGATCTTCGGAGGACGAGCAATTGGTTTTCTGGCTTCGCGCGTTGCCAATTATGAGAAGAAATACGGCAAGGAAGAAGCCAAGAAATACCTAGGGAACATTGTAAGGATGCAGGAAGAGATCGGAACAGGCGGAGCAGGTTTCCGCTTCATGTTCGGGGCATTTTTGCAGGAAGCTGGTTCGAGATTAGGTAATCCGATATTGCACAAGAAGAGCTTGGAGATCACCAAGATCGGTGATCTGTGGCGCAACTTCGCGTACGATTGCGGACGGATGGTGAAAGACCGTGCCGATGGCATGACCTATCAAGATCTGGCCGATCAACTTTCGGACATTGGTAAGAAGGAGATCCTGTTCTTCCAGTCCATTCACAAAATGAAACTCTGA
- a CDS encoding FAD-dependent monooxygenase, whose amino-acid sequence MTQKHYDTIILGGGLAGLTLSLQLKKQNPDIKVLVLEKRDDAAPDAAHKVGESTVELATHYLREVLGLKDYLDKYQLPKHGLRFFFSPKHKTTIHKRVELGPKVLLPVPSHQLDRGVLENDLVTFSREAGNQVVLGAKVDGVDIADENHTVTYSVNGEQASATSRWVVDASGRASILKRKFGFAQPHDHDCNSAWFRVDWKIDIDTWSNDAKWHSHVEPGLRYLSTVHLMDAGYWVWIIPLVGDKTSVGIVADPNIHPFETYNKLDKALAWIEQWEPQLAKELKAKTDAEGNILDFKVMKHFAHSSGELFHTDRWTVTGESGLFADPFYSPGSDFISMANTWTADLIQRDLKGEDIFFRTKFYSEVLKALFDNWMPIYTGQYPMWGSTQVMVAKIFWDWGAYWSINTLLFINNGLTDLDLMRQMTAGPKSLLQKYGELSKQMQMLFKDAMPYDTADITDRYTDPFDLDFLRKFQEDIVEKEYTTEEMLDKLFSNLGVLEHVAAEMFRLFSNLAHGTDMDSDVDPYTMSLNGDRNLQSVNSKLVPRDAHIANEMKAMWLYEAVEV is encoded by the coding sequence ATGACACAAAAACACTATGACACAATTATCCTTGGTGGCGGCCTTGCTGGCCTCACCCTTTCACTTCAACTCAAAAAGCAGAATCCCGACATCAAGGTCTTGGTGTTGGAAAAGCGGGATGACGCGGCTCCCGATGCGGCTCACAAGGTGGGTGAAAGCACCGTTGAATTGGCCACGCATTACCTGCGCGAAGTGCTTGGATTGAAGGATTATCTGGACAAATACCAGCTTCCGAAGCACGGACTGCGCTTCTTCTTTTCTCCTAAGCACAAGACCACCATTCACAAACGCGTGGAATTGGGACCTAAAGTGTTGCTTCCGGTGCCGAGTCATCAGTTGGACCGTGGCGTTTTGGAGAACGATTTGGTCACTTTCAGTCGCGAAGCGGGTAACCAAGTGGTGCTTGGCGCGAAGGTCGATGGCGTGGATATCGCGGATGAAAATCATACCGTTACGTACAGCGTGAATGGCGAGCAGGCAAGTGCTACTTCCCGATGGGTGGTGGATGCTTCTGGTCGTGCCAGCATTCTGAAACGTAAGTTCGGTTTCGCACAGCCGCATGACCATGATTGCAACTCGGCCTGGTTCCGAGTGGATTGGAAGATTGACATTGATACATGGAGCAATGATGCCAAATGGCATTCTCACGTAGAGCCCGGACTGCGTTATTTGAGCACGGTTCACCTCATGGATGCGGGTTATTGGGTATGGATCATTCCGTTGGTGGGTGACAAGACGAGCGTTGGAATTGTGGCCGATCCGAACATTCATCCTTTCGAAACCTACAACAAATTGGACAAGGCTTTGGCGTGGATTGAACAGTGGGAACCACAGCTTGCCAAGGAACTGAAAGCCAAAACGGATGCCGAGGGCAACATCCTCGATTTTAAAGTGATGAAACATTTCGCGCACAGCTCGGGCGAATTGTTCCATACCGACCGTTGGACCGTAACAGGTGAAAGCGGCCTCTTTGCCGATCCATTCTACTCTCCCGGTTCCGACTTCATTTCGATGGCCAATACATGGACGGCCGACCTCATTCAACGCGACCTGAAAGGCGAAGACATCTTCTTCCGCACCAAGTTCTATTCGGAAGTGCTGAAGGCGCTGTTCGATAACTGGATGCCGATCTACACAGGGCAATACCCGATGTGGGGCAGCACGCAAGTAATGGTGGCCAAGATCTTCTGGGATTGGGGCGCGTATTGGAGCATCAACACGCTGCTGTTCATCAATAATGGACTGACGGATCTCGACCTGATGCGCCAGATGACAGCTGGACCGAAATCCTTGCTTCAGAAATACGGTGAATTGAGCAAACAGATGCAGATGCTGTTCAAGGATGCGATGCCGTACGACACGGCCGACATCACCGACCGTTACACCGATCCCTTCGACCTCGATTTCCTTCGAAAATTCCAAGAGGATATTGTGGAGAAGGAATACACCACAGAGGAAATGTTGGACAAGTTGTTCTCCAATCTGGGAGTACTGGAACACGTGGCAGCCGAAATGTTCCGACTGTTCAGCAACTTGGCACATGGCACGGACATGGACAGCGATGTGGACCCTTACACCATGAGTTTGAACGGTGACCGCAACCTACAAAGCGTGAACAGCAAACTGGTGCCTCGCGATGCCCATATTGCCAACGAAATGAAGGCGATGTGGCTTTATGAAGCGGTTGAAGTTTAA